A section of the Solitalea canadensis DSM 3403 genome encodes:
- a CDS encoding IS3 family transposase, with amino-acid sequence MKDQEIKSYHRRTQKDYSLAFKLEIVDAVEKGELTYKQAQLRYGIQGRSTVLVWLRKHGRLDWKESELMKRDTPSKKIKELEKKLKRLEQEKEILNRAIDIADSQFHTDIRKKYLSLLSEATKQAQSEEDIPSNL; translated from the coding sequence ATGAAAGATCAGGAAATTAAGAGTTACCATCGAAGGACTCAAAAAGATTACAGTTTAGCCTTTAAACTGGAGATTGTGGACGCGGTAGAAAAAGGCGAACTTACATATAAGCAGGCGCAGCTTCGTTACGGAATCCAGGGAAGAAGCACTGTTTTGGTTTGGTTGCGAAAACATGGTAGATTAGACTGGAAAGAATCAGAGCTCATGAAACGCGATACGCCTAGTAAAAAAATAAAAGAACTGGAGAAAAAGCTCAAACGGCTGGAACAGGAAAAGGAAATACTGAACCGGGCCATCGATATAGCCGACAGCCAGTTTCATACCGATATTCGAAAAAAGTATTTGAGCCTGTTATCCGAAGCTACAAAGCAGGCTCAGTCAGAGGAGGATATCCCGTCAAATTTGTAG
- the pgi gene encoding glucose-6-phosphate isomerase has translation MALKSINPTSTQAWKKLEKHYEEFKNVSLRDLFANDINRFQTHHIQFNDLLIDYSKNRVNDTTLALLFELATECGLQEAIEKQFSGDVINATENRAVLHTALRNRKNSPVLVDGKDVMPDVNAVLSQMKAFSAQVISGEWKGFSGKEITDVVNIGIGGSDLGPYMVCEALKHYKTRLNLHFVSNVDGAHLAETVKTLNPETTLFIIASKTFTTQETMSNALSARDWFLNIAKDNAAVAKHFVALSTNKTKVTEFGIDENNMFGFWDWVGGRYSLWSAIGLSICLSVGFEKFEELLSGAHAMDEHFKTADFSKNIPVVLALLGIWYNNFFGAESHALLPYDQYLHRFAAYFQQGDMESNGKYVDRSGNKVSYQTGPIIWGEPGTNGQHAFYQLIHQGTKLIPADFLAAAQPLNDMGDHHEKLLSNFFAQTEALAFGKTEKDVRDEFLGSGKSQEEIDFITPYKVFEGNRPTNSIIYKRLTPFNLGALLAMYEQKIYVQGVIWNIFSFDQWGVELGKQLANVILPELKSSDKITSHDSSTNGLINAWKEMR, from the coding sequence ATGGCACTTAAAAGTATTAATCCAACCTCAACTCAGGCATGGAAAAAGCTTGAGAAACACTATGAGGAATTTAAAAACGTCAGTTTACGTGATCTTTTTGCAAACGATATCAATCGTTTCCAAACTCACCATATTCAATTTAATGATCTGTTAATAGATTATTCTAAGAATAGAGTAAATGATACGACGTTAGCACTTTTGTTTGAACTTGCTACAGAGTGTGGCTTGCAAGAGGCTATTGAAAAACAGTTTTCCGGGGATGTAATTAATGCAACTGAGAACAGAGCTGTATTACATACTGCCTTACGTAATCGCAAAAACTCACCTGTTTTAGTAGATGGAAAAGATGTAATGCCTGATGTTAATGCTGTACTTTCTCAAATGAAAGCATTCTCTGCTCAGGTTATCTCAGGCGAATGGAAAGGTTTTTCCGGCAAAGAAATTACTGATGTAGTTAACATCGGTATTGGAGGCTCAGATCTTGGTCCGTATATGGTTTGTGAAGCATTGAAGCATTACAAAACCCGCCTGAACCTTCACTTTGTTTCTAACGTTGACGGAGCACATCTTGCAGAAACTGTAAAAACGTTAAATCCGGAAACTACTTTATTCATTATTGCTTCAAAAACATTTACAACTCAAGAAACTATGAGCAATGCGTTAAGCGCACGTGACTGGTTCTTGAACATTGCAAAAGATAATGCTGCGGTTGCAAAACACTTTGTCGCCTTATCAACTAATAAAACAAAAGTTACTGAGTTCGGCATTGATGAAAACAATATGTTCGGTTTTTGGGACTGGGTTGGTGGTCGCTACTCATTATGGAGTGCCATTGGTTTATCCATTTGCTTAAGTGTCGGATTTGAAAAGTTTGAAGAATTATTGAGTGGTGCTCATGCAATGGATGAGCATTTCAAAACTGCTGACTTCTCTAAAAACATTCCGGTTGTTTTAGCTTTGTTAGGTATTTGGTATAACAACTTCTTTGGAGCCGAAAGTCATGCATTACTCCCTTATGATCAATATTTACATCGTTTTGCAGCCTATTTCCAACAAGGGGATATGGAGAGTAACGGTAAATATGTAGACCGTTCGGGTAATAAAGTTAGTTATCAAACCGGACCTATTATTTGGGGTGAACCTGGAACTAACGGACAACATGCATTTTATCAATTAATTCACCAGGGCACCAAATTGATTCCTGCTGATTTTCTTGCTGCTGCCCAGCCTTTAAATGACATGGGTGATCATCATGAGAAATTACTGTCCAACTTTTTTGCTCAAACGGAAGCATTAGCTTTTGGAAAAACTGAAAAAGATGTAAGAGATGAGTTCTTAGGCTCAGGTAAATCACAGGAAGAAATTGACTTTATTACTCCGTATAAAGTATTTGAAGGCAACCGTCCGACCAACTCAATTATTTACAAGCGTTTGACTCCTTTTAATTTAGGTGCGTTGTTAGCAATGTACGAGCAAAAGATCTACGTTCAGGGTGTTATCTGGAATATCTTCAGCTTTGATCAATGGGGTGTTGAATTAGGTAAGCAGTTAGCCAATGTTATTTTACCTGAATTAAAATCATCTGATAAGATCACTTCACATGACTCATCAACTAATGGGTTGATTAATGCCTGGAAAGAGATGAGATAG
- a CDS encoding alpha/beta hydrolase yields the protein MRKAIRLLIAVLFIIGVVYFLGPTPEKPVYNASLPIVPADTEQLQLYVKNIDSPHKIKPGNESQIIWNDSTKSKTTYVILYLHGFSASQEEGNPVHKEFAKRYGCNLYLARLSEHGIDTSDALANLTAEKYWRSAVQAYAVAKQLGEKVIILSTSTGGTLALKLAATYPEIYGLINLSPNVAINDPAAFITNDPWGLQLTKLVTGSDFKSSPVDNPELTKYWYYSYRCEAVPALEELVETSMTKKTFEKVKCPVLIVCYYKDEKNQDPTVKVSAMKEMMSQLGTPDSEKEFKPLPGPETHVIGNHIRSKDVKSVQSACYEFAEKVLKLHPQPTV from the coding sequence ATGAGAAAAGCTATTAGACTACTTATTGCCGTTCTTTTTATTATCGGCGTTGTTTATTTCCTTGGACCAACACCTGAGAAACCTGTGTATAACGCAAGTTTACCTATCGTTCCGGCAGACACAGAACAATTGCAGTTGTATGTTAAGAACATTGATAGTCCGCATAAAATAAAACCCGGTAATGAATCGCAAATTATCTGGAATGATAGTACTAAATCAAAAACGACGTATGTTATTCTTTATTTACATGGATTTTCGGCCAGCCAGGAAGAAGGAAATCCGGTACATAAGGAATTTGCCAAGCGATATGGTTGCAATCTTTACCTGGCTCGTCTTTCAGAACATGGAATCGATACCAGTGATGCACTGGCAAATCTAACTGCTGAAAAATACTGGAGAAGCGCTGTACAAGCTTATGCAGTTGCTAAACAACTAGGTGAAAAGGTTATTATACTTAGCACTTCAACAGGAGGTACGTTGGCATTAAAATTAGCAGCAACTTACCCGGAGATTTATGGACTTATAAATCTTTCTCCCAATGTTGCAATTAATGATCCTGCGGCTTTTATCACCAATGATCCCTGGGGATTGCAGTTAACAAAACTTGTAACAGGAAGTGATTTTAAAAGCTCCCCTGTTGATAATCCTGAATTAACAAAATACTGGTATTACTCTTATCGCTGTGAGGCCGTTCCTGCTTTAGAAGAATTGGTAGAAACTTCAATGACCAAAAAGACTTTTGAAAAAGTAAAATGTCCTGTGCTGATAGTATGTTATTATAAGGATGAAAAAAATCAAGATCCTACGGTAAAAGTATCAGCTATGAAAGAAATGATGAGCCAGCTGGGAACACCCGATTCAGAAAAAGAATTTAAACCTTTACCTGGACCCGAAACGCATGTCATTGGCAACCACATAAGAAGTAAGGATGTAAAAAGTGTTCAATCAGCCTGTTATGAGTTTGCTGAAAAGGTATTGAAACTTCATCCACAACCAACTGTTTAA
- the pth gene encoding aminoacyl-tRNA hydrolase gives MKYLIAGLGNIGPEYADTRHNIGFMVLDQFAKEEGVKFTTERHAYYTEVNFKGRTLHLIKPTTYMNLSGKALNYWMQTLKIPVENTLVIVDELALPFGRVQLKPKGGNAGHNGLKNIESMIGTQAYPRIRFGIGDNFPRGRQVDYVLSGFDDDESPQLPLLIDKSIEMIKAFSTIGIELAMTRLNK, from the coding sequence ATGAAATACTTAATTGCCGGACTTGGAAATATAGGTCCTGAATATGCAGATACCCGTCATAATATAGGCTTTATGGTTTTAGACCAATTTGCAAAGGAAGAAGGTGTGAAATTTACCACAGAACGTCATGCATATTACACTGAAGTAAACTTTAAGGGTAGAACATTGCATTTAATAAAGCCCACAACTTACATGAATTTAAGTGGTAAGGCACTTAATTATTGGATGCAGACACTGAAAATTCCTGTTGAAAATACGTTGGTTATCGTTGATGAGCTTGCATTACCATTTGGTCGCGTTCAATTGAAACCAAAGGGAGGTAACGCCGGACATAACGGGTTAAAGAATATTGAATCTATGATCGGCACTCAGGCTTATCCACGTATCCGTTTTGGTATTGGCGATAACTTTCCAAGGGGTAGACAGGTCGATTACGTATTAAGTGGCTTTGATGATGATGAAAGTCCTCAATTGCCCTTATTAATTGATAAAAGCATTGAAATGATCAAAGCCTTTTCAACCATTGGAATTGAATTGGCGATGACGCGGTTGAATAAGTAA